A segment of the bacterium genome:
AGGTGCAGCAGCTCCGGCAGCTCGCTGGAGATCAGCAGGATGCCCATGCCACGGGCGGCCAGATCATCAATGAGGGCGTGGATATCTGCCTTCGCCCCCACATCGACGCCGCGCGTCGGCTCATCGAGGAGCAGAACGCGGCAGTCGGCGGCCAGCCAGCGCGACAACATCACCTTCTGCTGGTTGCCGCCCGACAGGGCCGAGATGAGCATCTCCGGCCCGCGGGTGCGGATGCTGAGCTGGCGCAGGTACTGTGCCGTCACGGCCCGCTGACGACGGCCGCGCAGCCAGCCGACCGAGGCCAGCCGGGGCATCGTCGGCAGCGTCAGGTTGTCATTCACGGACATGGCCGGCACGAGGCCATGGCGCTTGCGGTCCTCGGGAACGAGGCCGACGCCCCGGTCAATCATCCGGCGCGGCCGCGGCCGCAAGGCGGCGCCCCGCAGGCGCACCGTGCCCTGCGCGCGGGTGTCGAGGCCGAAGATGGCCTCCGCCACCTCCGTCCGCCCGGCGCCGACGAGGCCGGCCAGCCCCACAATCTCCCCGGCCCGCACCGACAGGCTGACCTCGCTGAACCGCCCCGCGCTCCCCAGCCCCTCGACCTGCAGCAGCACCTCCCCCGGCGCCTGGGATGCGCTCTTAGGGAAGTACTCGGCCAGCTTCCGGCCGATCATGTGGCCGATGACCTCGTCTTCGGATAGCTCCGCGCGGGGAGCGGTGTGGACCACGCAGCCGTCGCGCAGCACCGTGATTGTATCACAGAGGCTGAAGATCTCGGGCAGCCGGTGCGAAATGTACAGGCACGTGACACCACGGCTAACCAGGTCGCGCACGAGCGCATGCAGGCGCTGGGCCTCGCGGTCCGACAGGCTGCTGGTGGGCTCGTCGAAGATGATGATGCGGGCGCCGCGGGCAATGGCCCCGGCGATCTGCACGAGCTGTTGCTGACTGACCGACAGCTCGCCCAGCCGTCGCCCCACCGGGACCTCCGGGGCGATCTCGGCCAGCAGGCGGCGGGCCTCGGTGGCGAGGCGTCGCTGCGACACGAACGGCCCCACCCGCGGCAGCCGCCCCAGCAGCAGGTTCTCGGCCACGGTCATGTTCTCGCAGAAGGACAGTTCCTGATGGACGAGCGCGATGCCGGCGGCAAGGGCCTCGGCCGGGCTACGGAAGGCGACGCCGCGACCGAAGACACACATCTCGCCGCCGTCGGCCTGGTGGATGCCGGCCAGGATCTTGCCCAGCGTGCTCTTGCCCGCGCCGTTCTCCCCAACGAGCCCGTGGCAGGAGCCGGCCGCGACCGACAGGCTGACGCCGTCGAGCGCCAGACTGCCGGGAAAGCGCTTGGTGATGTTACGGAACTCGATGGCGTTCATGTTGGACCGCGGGCTTTCCAGCCCGCGAATGTCCCCGCGCGGGCTGTAAAGCCCGCGGTCCATGGGCTACTTCATCTGCAGGTACTGCTCCGGCACGTCGGTGAAGCCCCACTCCTTGAGCTGTCGGGCCCACTCGCCCAGGTTGTCCTTCGTCACGCGCACCAGTTCCATGGTGTTGACGACGGGAACGTCCTGCTTGAGCTGCACCTTCGCCACGATCTTCTCGACCGACACGTAGCCCCACTTGTAGGTCGGCTGGGCCAGTAGCACGGGGGTGATGCCCTTCTCGATGTAGGGCAGCTCGGCCGGCAGGGCATCCACCGAGACGACCGACACCTTCTGGGGGTCGAGGGTCGTCAGCAGAGACTTGGTGAACAGCGGCCAGCCGCCGATCATCGCCCAGCCGCGGATGCCGGGGTAGGCGTTCATCACGCGGGTGACTTCGGCGGCGGCGTCCTGCGGCGTCTCCGGATGGTAGAACGTGCCGATGATCTCGATCCCTGGGTACTTCGTGGCAGCGTCCTTCACGCCCTGGACGCGCTTTTGCAGGTTCGGGGCGTTCTGGTTACCGGCCAGGATGGCGACCTTGCCCTTGCCGCCGATCAGCTTCGCGAGTTCCTCCAGCACCTGCCCGCCGGTCTTGAGGTCATCCACGCCGTAGTAGGCGAAGCGCTTGGACTGCGGTGCATCGCTGTCGAAGGTCATGACCGGCACGCCGCGGGCGACGACATCATTGATGGCCCCGGTCACTTTGCCGGCGTCCGAGCAGGAGATCAGGATGGCGTTGGCGCCCTCGTTGGCGGCCTGGGTGAGGCGCTGGGCCTGCACTTGCCCATCCTCAGTCGGCGGCGTGCGCCAGTCAATCGTGATGTTGATCCCGTGCTTGGCCGACAGATCCCTGGCGGCTGCCTCGGCCCCGGTGCGGGCGGACAGGAACACCGGGTTGGTGGAACTCTTGGCGATCATGGCGATCTTGAGGCTCTGGCCGGACCCCGGAGGGGCTGGGGCCGGCCCCTGCGGGGCGGGCGGCTGAGACGTGGACGTCTGCGGCTGCGGACAACCGGCCAGCAGTACAGCCATTGCGGCAGCAAGCAGGACGAGCATCATGGGGCGCATCTGCGGCACCTCCCTGTTCTGAGACACCTGACGACTCAACGGTCCACGCCCATCGCCAGCCGCCGCTCGCTGATCTGGTGGCCGAGGCGGTCCAGTACGACGGCGACGATGATGGCGCAGCCGATGATGATCCACTCGTAGTTCTGATCGAAGTGCAGCGTGCGGATGGACTGACGGATGAGCGTGATGAGCACGGCCCCGAGCATGGCGCTGACGACGCTGCCCTTGCCGCCGGCGAGACTGGCCCCGCCGACCACCGCGGAGGCGATGACATACAGCTCGTAGCCGGTCGCGTCGGCGCAGGACGCCGAGCCGTAGTACGAACAGCCCAGGAAGGCCGCCACGCCCGCGGTCAGGCCCGCGAGGGCATAGACGACCGTAAGCACCCGCCCGGTCCGCAAACCCGCATAGCGCGCCGCGTCGGCATTGCCGCCGACGGCGTAGATGTACCGGCCGGTCACCATGTGGGTGAGGAAAACCGAGCCCAGGGCCGCCACCAGCACCATGGCCAGCAGCGGCAGCGGCGACAGCGTGGGCGGCAGCCCCAGCGAGCACTTGGCGAAGCGCGTGAGGGCATCGGGCACGAGGATGCTCTCGGCCCGGCTGCTGACGAAGGCCAGGCCCCGGAAGACCCACATGGCCCCCAGGGTGATGATGAAGGGGTGCACGCGCAGGTTGACGATGAGCAGGCCATTGACCAGCCCGCAGGCGAGCCCGAGGCCCAGGCAAATGAGCAGGCCGAGCAGCACGGAGTCCGACTGCCAGGCCCGCAGCGCCAGGGCCATGCCGACCCCCGCGAGCGCGAAGACCGACCCGACCGACAGGTCAATCCCGCCGGAGATGATGACCATGGTGGCGCCGACGGCCATGATGGCGAAGAACGAGGCGTCGGTGGCGGTCTGCAACAGCGTGTTGGGGTTCAGGAAGTTGTTGACCGTCCGCCCGGTCTCGGGGTCCTGGTGGCTACCGGCCAGCATGGACAGCAGCACGGCAAGCAGCACAATGACCCCG
Coding sequences within it:
- a CDS encoding sugar ABC transporter ATP-binding protein, which codes for MDRGLYSPRGDIRGLESPRSNMNAIEFRNITKRFPGSLALDGVSLSVAAGSCHGLVGENGAGKSTLGKILAGIHQADGGEMCVFGRGVAFRSPAEALAAGIALVHQELSFCENMTVAENLLLGRLPRVGPFVSQRRLATEARRLLAEIAPEVPVGRRLGELSVSQQQLVQIAGAIARGARIIIFDEPTSSLSDREAQRLHALVRDLVSRGVTCLYISHRLPEIFSLCDTITVLRDGCVVHTAPRAELSEDEVIGHMIGRKLAEYFPKSASQAPGEVLLQVEGLGSAGRFSEVSLSVRAGEIVGLAGLVGAGRTEVAEAIFGLDTRAQGTVRLRGAALRPRPRRMIDRGVGLVPEDRKRHGLVPAMSVNDNLTLPTMPRLASVGWLRGRRQRAVTAQYLRQLSIRTRGPEMLISALSGGNQQKVMLSRWLAADCRVLLLDEPTRGVDVGAKADIHALIDDLAARGMGILLISSELPELLHLSTRLLVMREGRLVAELPRGDLEQERVLRLMTGTN
- a CDS encoding substrate-binding domain-containing protein, encoding MRPMMLVLLAAAMAVLLAGCPQPQTSTSQPPAPQGPAPAPPGSGQSLKIAMIAKSSTNPVFLSARTGAEAAARDLSAKHGINITIDWRTPPTEDGQVQAQRLTQAANEGANAILISCSDAGKVTGAINDVVARGVPVMTFDSDAPQSKRFAYYGVDDLKTGGQVLEELAKLIGGKGKVAILAGNQNAPNLQKRVQGVKDAATKYPGIEIIGTFYHPETPQDAAAEVTRVMNAYPGIRGWAMIGGWPLFTKSLLTTLDPQKVSVVSVDALPAELPYIEKGITPVLLAQPTYKWGYVSVEKIVAKVQLKQDVPVVNTMELVRVTKDNLGEWARQLKEWGFTDVPEQYLQMK
- a CDS encoding ABC transporter permease, producing MPSSDAPPTAPAAPRPSLRLEQLGLLGVIVLLAVLLSMLAGSHQDPETGRTVNNFLNPNTLLQTATDASFFAIMAVGATMVIISGGIDLSVGSVFALAGVGMALALRAWQSDSVLLGLLICLGLGLACGLVNGLLIVNLRVHPFIITLGAMWVFRGLAFVSSRAESILVPDALTRFAKCSLGLPPTLSPLPLLAMVLVAALGSVFLTHMVTGRYIYAVGGNADAARYAGLRTGRVLTVVYALAGLTAGVAAFLGCSYYGSASCADATGYELYVIASAVVGGASLAGGKGSVVSAMLGAVLITLIRQSIRTLHFDQNYEWIIIGCAIIVAVVLDRLGHQISERRLAMGVDR